The genome window AAGGCAAGGTCTATCCCGAGGGCTCTTACGTGGTGATGGGTGCGCAGGCCTTCCGTCCTCACGTGCTCGACATGTTCGAGCCGCAGCAGCATCCCAACGACTTCGCCTATCCCGGGGCGCCGCCCACCGCACCCTACGACAACACCGGTTGGACTCTGGCCTGGCAGATGGGTGTCGAGTTCGACCGTCTGGTCGAGGGGTTCGACGGTCCTTTCGAGCTCATAGAGGACGTCATCGAGTCCCCGCCGGCCGGAACGGTCGCTGGTGCGGAGGACGCCGCCGGTTACTTGACCGCCCATGTCAACGACGGCTTCGCCGCGGTCAATCGGGTGCTCGCCTCCGGCGGTTCCGCGTCCTGGATCACCGAACCGTTGAGCGCAGGCGGTGCGCAGTTCGACGCCGGAGCCTTCTACCTGGAGGCCGACAGAGCCTCGATAGAGGCGCTCGCGGCGGAAAAGGGTCTGGATTTCGTCGGGGTCGCGGCCGCTCCCCCGGCCGAGTCCATGGAGCTGAAGCCTATCAGGGTGGGGCTCTGGGACCGGTACGGAGGCTCGATGCCGTCCGGGTGGACGCGGATGATCATGGAGGATTTCGAGTTCGACTTCAACGTGGTCTTTCCGCCCGAGCTCGATGAAGGCGATCTCTCCGCATACGACGCGCTCGTCTTCGAGGACGGAGCCATGCCGCCGGTGGACGGGGGCATGGGCGGAGCCTTCCGAGGACGGGCCTTGCCCGAAGATATTCCGGAGGAGTATCGAGATCGGTTCGGGCAGGTGACCGCCCGGACCACGATCCCGCGTCTGCTCGATTACGTGCGGGGAGGTGGAACCGTGGTGGCCATCGGCTCGTCGGCATCTTTCGCGATGCACGCCGGACTCCCGGTCTCGAACCACCTTGTGGACGACGACGGTCGGCCGCTGGGGCGGGAGGAGTACTTCACGCCCGGCTCGGTGCTCGACATGAAGATCGAGCACGGATCGCCGCTCACCCACGGTTTCGGTGAGCGGGCCGACGTCCTCTTCAGCCACTCTCCGACCTTTTCGATGAACCCGGGTGCGGAGGCGGCCGGAGTGCGGGCGGTCGGACGGTTCGATTCGGACGCGCCGCTCAAGAGCGGATGGTCATGGGGAGGGCACCACCTCGAAGGCGGAGTCGGTGTGCTCGAGGCGGATTACGGCGAAGGCAAGATATTCATCTTCGGCCCGAAGATCACCTTCCGCAGCCAGTCGCACGGCACCTTCAAGTTCCTCTTTAACGCCTTGCACTACGGAGCTGCGGGAGGATAGGTGGAAGACCGGATCGCCGGCGTGGGCGCGGTAAGAACCTACCTGCCGTACCTGCGCAGTATCTCTCGGAGACGGTCGTGCGGCAGGGCGTGAACCGTCACGTCGTTCGCGCCGGTCATGGTCTCGGCGGCCACGAGCGCGTTTATCACGGCCTCCTCGGTGGCCTCCACCGTCGCACGGAAGATGCCGTCGAGCCGGTTGTTGGGCAGCGCGGTCAGAGTGGCGGTCTCGCCGGCGCGGGCCGCCTCCCGGTTCGCGGTCGTGAAGGCGACGAAGATGTCGCCGGAGCCGCCGGTCGAGACGCTCCCGTTCCGGGCCAGACCGAGAGAGACCCGCCGCGCGACTCGTTTGAGCTGATGGGGCAGCAAGGGGGCGTCGGTGGCGACGACCACGATGATCGAGCCCTCGCGCTCCTCGTCGGCGAGCTCGGGCGCCGGTTCCGGTGAGCCTTCCGGCCTCGGCCGTTCCGGCATGAGGTCGGCGATCTCCCGCCCGACCGGAACTCCCGCCACCCGAAGCAGGTCTCGAGCGCCGTAGTTGCACTGCACCAGCGCGCCGACCGTGAACTCCTCGCCATCGACCGTCACCAGACGGGACGAGGTGCCGATGCCGCCCTTGAAGCGGTGGCAGATCATTCCCGTGCCTCCGCCGACGTTTCCCTCGGAGACCGGGCCTCCCCGCGCGGACTCGAGGGCGGCGATGGCGTCCTCTTCGGTCACGTGCTGGCCGCGGATGTCGTTCAGCGTGCCGTCCCAGGTTTCCGCGACCACGGGAAGAGCGTTGAGCCAGTGTCCGATTCCCGTCTCCCGGGAACGGGCCATGCCGTAGCGGATTACGGCATGGTGGACCGCGCCCACGCTCAGCGTGTTGGTGATAGCGATGGGAGGATCCAGCATGCCTCGGTCCTCCATCCAGGTGGTGCCGGTCATTTCGCCGTCGCCGTTGAGCGAGAACCACGCGGCGAAGACCGGATCAGGGCTGGCGTCGCCACGCGGCCAGATGGCGGTCACCCCCGTGCGCACCGGGCCCTCGCCGATCACGAGCTCCCCTTCCCCGCGGACGATGGTGACGTGGCCCACCGTCACCCCGGCGACGTCGGTGATGGCGTTGTGGGCGCCTGGGCTGCCGTCGAAGGGCACGCCGAGGTCGCGAGCCCTGGGTTTCTCGGCGCTCTGCCGCTGTGAAGGGCTCGTTCGCGACGCCGCACCCAGGCTGTCTGCGGAAGCTCCGGCAAGGAGGCACGCGCTCGCGAACAGGAGGATGGTCGAAGAGACTGACACTATGGAGCTTGCTGGTGGTGGAACGGCCGGGTGGTCTTCCAACATCCGAGGCCGCAGGAACCGGCGGTAACTCAGTAGTCCACCGGACGGAGGAAGGATTCGCCGATGGCGGTGGAAGAGACCACCGCGACGGCGGGAAGCGCCCGCTTCCAATGGGTAGTCCGCAGCCGGCGGGCGGCGATAGCCACTGCCGACGCCGGGAATCCGGCCGCCTCCAGCTCGTGCTCGCGATAGCCGGTCAGGAGGCCGTGAAGAATGGGATCGGCGTCGTGATACGGTACGCCCAGTTCGTCTTCGTCGTCCACGCCGACAACAAGGTCCGCGCTCGCAGGCTTGCTCACCACTGGCTCGGGAATGCGGAGATGACGCGCCAGCTTCCAGACCTGGGTCTTGTAGAGATCGCCCAGCGGGTTGAGCGGCGGCGAGTCGTCGGCGTGCCAGGTGAAGTAACCGAGCAGCCGTTCGCTCTTGTTGCCGGTGCCCAGCGGCAGGGCCTCCAGCTTCGCGGACTGATCGAAGATCGCCACCGCCCTGAACCGAGCCATGACGTTGCCCCGGCGGAGGGGCGAGAGTTCGGGCTCGTGCTCCCGCACGTAGGCGTCGACCGAGCCGGTGATGTCGATGGTCCGCTCCGCGACCCCCAGACTGCTGGTGACGAGACGGGCATGAGAGAGGCTCTCGGGATTCGAGGTCCGGTACGGAAGGCGCAGCGCGTGGACGTTCTCCGGTCCGAGGGCCCGGCAGGCCAGGGCCAGCGTGACCGCCGAATCGACCCCGCCGCTTACCCCAACCACCGCCCGTTCGAAACCACGCCGGCGGAGCAGCTCGTCCCGCAGGAACTCGACCAGGGTTCTCTCCACCAGCGCCAGGTCGAGCTCGAGCTCGCGCTTGAGATTCTCGCGGGTCGGGAAGGCCCGAACGGGTCGCTCACAGCTATCGGCGACCGCCGCCGGGATCTCGGGATCCTCGGTCTCCTCCACGATGGCTCCTCGTCTCTTCCGGCTTCCGCCAGGCGTATCGGCGCGCGCGGCGCTGATAAGAGAACGGCCCAGGTAAGGCAGGGCCCGCACGAAATCGCCCAAGAGCGGCGAATCGGCCCGAGCCCGGTCCAGAGTTTTCCAGTCGAGAGCGACCGGCGTGACGCCGTCCTCCCAGAGCGGCCCGCGCGCCGTTATCGCTCCGTCAGGTCCGCAGACCACCGAACCGCCTGCGAAGAGCTTTCCGCCTTCCGAACCCGTCAACTGGCCTACCGCCACGTAAACGCCATGTTCACGGGCCGCAGCGATAGCGAGCTCGTCCCAGAACCTGAGATTGGCGGGTCTTCCGGCGGATTCGGCCCCGAGTCCGCGTACCGGTGACGCGCTCGGCACCAAGATCGCGCGTGCTCCGCCCACGGCTAGAATTCCGGCGGAGAGCGAGTGCCACATGTCTTCGCAGATCAGGATGCCCATCCGTCCGAAGCGGGTGTCGAAGGCCTCGATCGCGCGCCCGGCCTCGACGAAGCGGGCCTCGTCGAACAGGCCGTAGGTGGGCAGGAAGACCTTGCGGTGGATGTGGATCACCCGCCAACGATCCCCGGCCGCTTCCAGATAGGCCGCCGAGTTGTGAACGCGGTGTCGCCAGAGCTCGAAGAAGCCGACGACGAGATCGGGGGCCTCTGCCGACGGGACGCCCAGCCCGTCCACGAGCTCGGCGGCGGTGAGCGCGGCGTCCTCGACTCCGCCCTCCAGGAAGTATCCGCTTAGCACCGCCTCCGGGAAGAGCGCGATGTCGGTCGTGCCGGCCAGCTCCTCCGCGATCTCCCTCACGGCAGCCAGGTTGGCGCCCACTCGGGCCTTTTCGGGTCTGTACTGGACCATGGCCAGCCGGACGCTCGCCGAGACGGCCGCCAAGGCCTGAACGGGGTCTTCGCGCACCGTGGCCGCAATGCCCGTCGAGGTCGGCCTCACAACGCTTCCCTCCGCCTGGAGCCCGTGCTCGCGACGGCCCGCTCGTCGTCGGCCTCCAGCCCCCACGCCCGCCAGCCGTCCACGCGCCCCCGCGCAAACAGTTCAATTTTCCGAAGCGCCGGAAACATCCTGTCGATGCGGTCTCGGACCTCGTCCGGCTTGCGCGAGTGTTCCCGCCTGGGACTCCGGACCATCTGGCGAACGTTTCGCGCACCGCGCGGCAGGGGAATTCTGCCGCGCTTGAAGACGAGACAGAGCTCGCACTGGCTCATGGTGTAGAAACCGGGGTTGACCCGGCCCTTGTCCCATACGAAACCGACGGTCGCCCACCGGAACCCCCACGCTTTCCCGAGGTCGATTCCCTGGTCGAGATGGGGGTTGGTCACCCACATGAACAAGAGGCTGTCCGGGGCCGCGATCCGGTGAACGGAAAGGCCCTTGAGATCGTCGAGGGTCACCGTGGGATAGTGGCGGATCGCTCCACCGCTGTCACCGTTCCCGCCCCCGGCGTGTTGGAGCTGGCCCTTATAGTCCCATGGTGGATCGGCGTAGAGGATGTCGAACCGGCTCGTCGGCAGCGGCGGGAAGCCGATCATGCCACCCTGTCGTCCCGAGGAGCCTCGGTTGGATCCCGCTAGTCGTTTCCCTCGGGCGGGGCGGCCTGCAAGGTGATCCGTCCTGTGCGCACGTCCCAGACGAACTCGGTGTCTTCCTGGTAGATGAAGCTGTCCGAGACGCGCGTCGGCGGCGAGTTCTGGCCTCGGGCCGGGTCCATGCGGTCGGAGGAGGAGCTGTAGACGACGAAGGTCCACCTCCCGATCATCCCGGTTCGCCGGAAGCACTCGGTCACCCTGCGGCCGATGCCGACCTCGCCGATGCGGAGCCTCTGCCTACTTTCGTGTCGGATCCACACGTTGCCGATGGGTCCGCCGCCGTCCTCGTTGTTGACGGTGAAGCAGGCGCGGGGAGCATTGGGGTCCTCGGGGGCGGACGCGCACGCCGTCAGGACCGCGAGAGCGGCGAGGGGAGCCAGGAGACGGGAGGGTGTGATCTGAACGTTCATGTCTGTACCGCAGCCTTTAAGGGCGGGAGGCCAATGGCGGGAGGCCGATCTACGGGTGGTTGACATTCCCTTACCCTGCGCATCGGTCTCGGTTCACGGGTTTGGATATAGCGGCGTTCCGTCGCTTCAATGAGGCCGAGGCGGACCCGCCCCGGTAGGGTTCCTGGCCAAATTCGGTCCTGCGCTGGCCACCGTCGGCTTCAAAGAGGCCGGGGCGGACCCGCCCCGGTAGGGGGAGCGACACGTCGGTAAATACGGACCTTCGCTCCAGGTGCTTCAAAGAGGCGGGGGCGGACCCGCCCCGGTAGGACGCGGCCGGCGCAGGCGAGAGGATCGGCATTAACCTGCTTCAAAGAGGCGGGGGCGGACCCGCCCCGGTAGGACCCGAGGGAGAGGCGACCGAATCCGAGGAAGACGAGGCTTCAAAGAGGCGGGGGCGGACCCGCCCCGGTAGGCTCCTACCGATTGGGACGGGGTAAAGGCCGACATTTGCCGCGCTTCAAAGAGGCCGGGGCGGACCCGCCCCGGTAGGCTAAACGCCGGAAGGCCGAGCCGGCCGAGTCCGTCCCGCTTCAAAGAGGCCGGGGCGGACCCGCCCCGGTAGGAGTACCGGGCTGGGTCGGGACGCCCCCGCTGCAAAAAGCTTCAAAGAGGCCGGGGCGGACCCGCCCCGGTAGGCCCCAAGCAGCTTTAGATCGGCGTGCCAGTCGATGCCGCTTCAAAGAGGCCGGGGCGGACCCGCCCCGGTAGGCTGCCTGCGGGACGTGTCGCGTTGCTGTCTGGACCTGGCTTCAAAGAGGCCGGGGCGGACCCGCCCCGGTAGGTGTACGCCTGATGCCCCCGGTTATGGAGATTTTCCGGCTTCAAAGAGGCCGGGGCGGACCCGCCCCGGTAGGTCGAACCAGCCGTACGACCGCTGATCGACCCATTCGCGCTTCAAAGAGGCCGGGGCGGACCCGCCCCGGTAGGCCGTTCGCTCACATGTGGGGCATCCTGTGCGGCGAAGCTTCAAAGAGGCCGGGGCGGACCCGCCCCGGTAGGGAGGCTACACNNNNNNNNNNNNNNNNNNNNNNNNNNNNNNNNNNNNNNNNNNNNNNNNNNNNNNNNNNNNNNNNNNNNNNNNNNNNNNNNNNNNNNNNNGGCTTCAAAGAGGCCGGGGCGGACCCGCCCCGGTAGGCGGTGGAGCCGCCGGGAATTCGCTCTGGCCGGCCAGGGCTTCAAAGAGGCCGGGGCGGACCCGCCCCGGTAGGTTTCTGGGAGGGCTCCTTGGCAAGGTCGCGAGAGTGGCGAAGCTTCAAAGAGGCCGGGGCGGACCCGCCCCGGTAGGTCGACTTGTGGTTAGGGCCGGGTAGGGGGCTCGTAGACTGGCTTCAAAGAGGCCGGGGCGGACCCGCCCCGGTAGGCCGGCGCTCCTGCGGGCGCGGGCGTTTAAGAGATTCTGCTTCAAAGAGGCCGGGGCGGACCCGCCCCGGTAGGGCGGCGAAGGCCGTAAGCTGGGTTCCTGGGCTGGGCGCGCTTCAAAGAGGCCGGGGCGGACCCGCCCCGGTAGGCAAAGAGCGGGCTATTTTTTTCTGCTAGCTGCTGCAAAGCTTCAAAGAGGCCGGGGCGGACCCGCCCCGGTAGGATGAGTACCATCTCGTCGCGATGTCTTCAACGCTCATGCGCTTCAAAGAGGCCGGGGCGGACCCGCCCCGGTAGGGTAGAATCTCCGACGTCCGTCCCGACTAGGTCGGTAGACGGCTTCAAAGAGGCCGGGGCGGACCCGCCCCGGTAGGATACCCTGTTCTAACCCTCTGCGCAACACCAGCTTCCGGCCGGATGCGCGAGCGGTCTCGACGGGAGATTCACCGTAGACCGGAATCCGGGCCTAAGACCGAGATTGTTAAACACCTAAACCCCTGGCAGCCAGGAAGAAGCGCGACAGCGACCGCTCCCGGGGTTTTCATGACCATCGGAGCACTCGCAAAGGCCGGGGCGGACCGTTTACTAGATGATCCTCGCTTTTCGCGTGGGAGCTTCATAACTCTTTCCCAGACTTTCCACTCGGGGGGCGATCTTGTCTGCCGGTCCCATGTCCAGTATCAATACATGGTCCTCGCTCGGCTTCATGCACTCTTCGAGACGGATCGTCATCTCGATGCGTCTCCGCGCCGTCAGCCTGCACTGGAAGATCGAAAGTTGCAGCCAGTAGCCGTACCCCTTCATGAGCTTGAAGATGCGGCTCCATCGCCGTTGGTCAGCGATGTCGTAGGCGACCACGTAGAGACGTTCCTTCGCCACGGTGCGGCTACCTCGGGATATAGTGCGGGTACTTCGGAATCTCGCCTTGGAAATGACGGGCGAGCAACCGGGCCTGAACCTCCAGCATCCGTCTCATTGAGACGCGGTATCCGAAGAAGGGATG of Gemmatimonadota bacterium contains these proteins:
- a CDS encoding P1 family peptidase; translation: MLEDHPAVPPPASSIVSVSSTILLFASACLLAGASADSLGAASRTSPSQRQSAEKPRARDLGVPFDGSPGAHNAITDVAGVTVGHVTIVRGEGELVIGEGPVRTGVTAIWPRGDASPDPVFAAWFSLNGDGEMTGTTWMEDRGMLDPPIAITNTLSVGAVHHAVIRYGMARSRETGIGHWLNALPVVAETWDGTLNDIRGQHVTEEDAIAALESARGGPVSEGNVGGGTGMICHRFKGGIGTSSRLVTVDGEEFTVGALVQCNYGARDLLRVAGVPVGREIADLMPERPRPEGSPEPAPELADEEREGSIIVVVATDAPLLPHQLKRVARRVSLGLARNGSVSTGGSGDIFVAFTTANREAARAGETATLTALPNNRLDGIFRATVEATEEAVINALVAAETMTGANDVTVHALPHDRLREILRRYGR
- the nadE gene encoding NAD(+) synthase, encoding MVQYRPEKARVGANLAAVREIAEELAGTTDIALFPEAVLSGYFLEGGVEDAALTAAELVDGLGVPSAEAPDLVVGFFELWRHRVHNSAAYLEAAGDRWRVIHIHRKVFLPTYGLFDEARFVEAGRAIEAFDTRFGRMGILICEDMWHSLSAGILAVGGARAILVPSASPVRGLGAESAGRPANLRFWDELAIAAAREHGVYVAVGQLTGSEGGKLFAGGSVVCGPDGAITARGPLWEDGVTPVALDWKTLDRARADSPLLGDFVRALPYLGRSLISAARADTPGGSRKRRGAIVEETEDPEIPAAVADSCERPVRAFPTRENLKRELELDLALVERTLVEFLRDELLRRRGFERAVVGVSGGVDSAVTLALACRALGPENVHALRLPYRTSNPESLSHARLVTSSLGVAERTIDITGSVDAYVREHEPELSPLRRGNVMARFRAVAIFDQSAKLEALPLGTGNKSERLLGYFTWHADDSPPLNPLGDLYKTQVWKLARHLRIPEPVVSKPASADLVVGVDDEDELGVPYHDADPILHGLLTGYREHELEAAGFPASAVAIAARRLRTTHWKRALPAVAVVSSTAIGESFLRPVDY
- a CDS encoding transcriptional regulator; translated protein: MIGFPPLPTSRFDILYADPPWDYKGQLQHAGGGNGDSGGAIRHYPTVTLDDLKGLSVHRIAAPDSLLFMWVTNPHLDQGIDLGKAWGFRWATVGFVWDKGRVNPGFYTMSQCELCLVFKRGRIPLPRGARNVRQMVRSPRREHSRKPDEVRDRIDRMFPALRKIELFARGRVDGWRAWGLEADDERAVASTGSRRREAL
- the cas2 gene encoding CRISPR-associated endonuclease Cas2, encoding MAKERLYVVAYDIADQRRWSRIFKLMKGYGYWLQLSIFQCRLTARRRIEMTIRLEECMKPSEDHVLILDMGPADKIAPRVESLGKSYEAPTRKARII